Proteins from a single region of Kluyveromyces lactis strain NRRL Y-1140 chromosome A complete sequence:
- the LEU1 gene encoding 3-isopropylmalate dehydratase LEU1 (highly similar to uniprot|P07264 Saccharomyces cerevisiae YGL009C LEU1 Isopropylmalate isomerase catalyzes the second step in the leucine biosynthesis pathway), whose translation MTAPAATESNGPQTLYDKVFQDHIVHKDESGSYLLYIDRHLVHEVTSPQAFEGLKNAGRKVRRVDCTLATVDHNIPTESRKNFVDTASFIKQADSRLQVQTLEQNVKDFGVTFFGMTDARQGIVHIIGPEQGFTLPGTTVVCGDSHTSTHGAFGALAFGIGTSEVEHVLATQTIIQAKSKNMRIYVDGPLSPSVTSKDLILHIIGVIGTAGGTGCVIEFAGQAIEELSMEARMSMCNMAIEGGARAGLIQPDQTTFDYIKGRPLAPKGAEWNKAVAYWKTLHTDEGAQFDYDITIKSTDVIPTITWGTSPQDALPITASVPDPATISDPAVKATVERALKYMGLTPNVPLKELSIDKVFIGSCTNARIEDLRAAAAVVKGHKKADNVKLAMVVPGSGLVKKQAESEGLDKIFEEAGFEWREAGCSMCLGMNPDILDPEERCASTSNRNFEGRQGALSRTHLMSPAMAAAAGIAGHFVDIRDHEYRNSDVPKVSIEQEAEDKILQNAVYEHEKEPIEEGESVDEQVDDQQLDIPPSDHVTKETPLKDAPTSAPKGMDPFLKLDGIAAPVDKANVDTDAIIPKQFLKTIKRTGLKSGLFYEWRFTKGPDGKDVETDWVLNVEPWRNAEILVITGDNFGCGSSREHAPWALKDFGIKCMIAPSFGDIFYNNSFKNGLLPIRLPEDLIVEKLSPLAEAGAKLIVDLPSQKIMDAEGNVLVDHFDVEPFRKHCLVNGLDDIGITMQKEEYIAKYEAMRRDRFSFLEGGSKLIKPIKGTKKSPFGNRAQEW comes from the coding sequence ATGACTGCTCCTGCTGCTACCGAATCAAACGGTCCACAAACCTTGTATGACAAGGTTTTCCAGGACCATATTGTCCATAAGGATGAATCTGGATCATATTTGTTGTATATTGATAGACATTTGGTTCATGAAGTTACTTCTCCACAAGCTTTTGAAGGTTTAAAGAATGCTGGTAGAAAAGTTAGAAGAGTTGATTGTACCTTGGCTACAGTGGATCACAACATCCCTACTGAATCCAGAAAGAATTTTGTCGATACTGCATCTTTCATTAAGCAAGCCGATTCCCGTTTGCAAGTTCAAACTTTGGAACAAAACGTTAAGGATTTTGGAGTCACATTTTTTGGTATGACTGATGCTAGACAAGGTATCGTGCATATTATTGGTCCAGAACAAGGTTTCACATTGCCAGGCACCACTGTGGTGTGTGGTGATTCCCATACTTCTACTCACGGTGCGTTTGGTGCACTTGCATTTGGTATTGGTACCTCTGAAGTTGAGCACGTCTTGGCTACCCAAACCATTATTCAGGCCAAGTCGAAGAACATGAGAATTTACGTTGATGGTCCATTGTCCCCATCAGTGACTTCTAAGGATTTGATCTTACACATCATCGGTGTCATTGGTACTGCGGGTGGTACTGGTTGTGTTATCGAATTCGCAGGTCAAGCAATTGAGGAACTGTCTATGGAAGCCCGTATGTCCATGTGTAATATGGCCATCGAAGGTGGTGCCAGAGCCGGTTTGATTCAACCAGATCAAACTACTTTCGATTACATCAAGGGTAGACCTTTGGCTCCAAAGGGCGCTGAATGGAACAAGGCTGTCGCCTACTGGAAGACTTTACACACCGATGAAGGTGCTCAGTTTGATTACGATATCACTATTAAATCAACTGATGTCATCCCAACAATCACTTGGGGTACTTCTCCACAAGATGCATTGCCAATCACTGCCTCTGTTCCAGATCCGGCAACCATCTCTGATCCTGCTGTAAAGGCTACTGTGGAAAGAGCTTTGAAATACATGGGCTTGACTCCAAACGTTCCATTGAAAGAACTTTCTATCGATAAGGTCTTTATCGGTTCTTGTACCAATGCTAGAATTGAGGATTTGAGAGCTGCTGCTGCCGTCGTTAAGGGACATAAGAAAGCTGATAATGTTAAATTGGCTATGGTTGTTCCAGGTTCTGGTTTGGTGAAGAAACAAGCTGAATCTGAAGGCTTAGACAAGATTTTTGAGGAAGCTGGTTTCGAATGGAGAGAAGCTGGTTGTTCTATGTGTCTAGGTATGAACCCAGATATTTTGGACCCTGAAGAACGTTGTGCTTCTACTTCCAACAGAAACTTTGAAGGCCGTCAAGGTGCTCTATCTAGAACTCATTTAATGTCTCCAGCAAtggctgctgctgctggtaTTGCTGGTCATTTCGTTGACATTAGAGATCATGAATACAGAAACAGCGATGTTCCAAAGGTTTCCATTGAGCAAGAAGCTGAAGACAAAATCTTGCAAAATGCTGTCTATGAACACGAAAAAGAACCAATCGAAGAGGGCGAGTCAGTGGATGAACAAGTCGATGATCAACAATTGGATATCCCACCTTCTGATCATGTAACAAAGGAAACCCCTCTCAAAGATGCTCCAACATCTGCTCCAAAAGGTATGGATCCTTTCCTAAAATTGGACGGTATTGCTGCTCCAGTTGACAAGGCGAACGTTGACACTGATGCCATCATTCCAAAACAATTTTTGAAGACTATTAAGAGAACAGGTTTGAAGAGTGGTTTGTTCTATGAATGGAGGTTCACCAAAGGTCCTGACGGTAAGGATGTAGAAACTGATTGGGTCTTGAACGTTGAACCTTGGAGAAATGCTGAAATCTTGGTCATTACTGGTGATAACTTTGGTTGTGGTTCTTCCAGAGAACACGCACCATGGGCCTTGAAGGATTTCGGTATCAAGTGTATGATTGCCCCATCTTTCGGTGACATTTTCTACAacaattccttcaaaaacGGTTTGCTTCCAATCAGACTTCCTGAAGATTTAATCGTAGAAAAGCTTTCGCCATTGGCAGAAGCTGGTGCTAAATTGATAGTCGATTTACCATCGCAGAAGATCATGGATGCTGAAGGTAATGTTCTTGTGGATCATTTCGATGTTGAGCCTTTCAGAAAACACTGTTTGGTTAACGGtcttgatgatattggTATCACAATGcagaaagaagagtacATTGCTAAGTATGAAGCCATGAGAAGAGACAGGTTCTCTTTCTTAGAAGGTGGTTCCAAACTAATAAAACCTATCAAGGGTACTAAGAAGAGTCCATTTGGTAACAGGGCTCAAGAGTGGTAA
- the SLA1 gene encoding cytoskeletal protein-binding protein SLA1 (similar to uniprot|P32790 Saccharomyces cerevisiae YBL007C SLA1 Cytoskeletal protein binding protein required for assembly of the cortical actin cytoskeleton contains 3 SH3 domains interacts with proteins regulating actin dynamics and with proteins required for endocytosis), protein MTVFLGVYQALYDYSAQTDEELTVKEGDLLYLLEKSSIDDWWTVKKRVIGSDQDEPVGLVPKTYIEEAPVIGSVVALYDYEQVQNANEELVFHENDTFQLYDDRDADWFLVKNTKNSEVGFVPGNYVEKQSQQAGGPAAGVTQSKHQAPAVLPLSELPAPPQRLDRVNSQPSFRSGSTPAGAASTADAPGAPSTSTPPPASNAGVASHTTMPVDVSLLPPPPKRNDTATTEVQRESAVAEPPAMPQRPSNTEHQTSYRDDPRDNNRTSQITRDYSDDERDYDFDDDEEDQPPLPSRNGRPSASTAEHVWSVSEVDGRKKCKATLTVSAERIHFFSAKTKVDQEWAVKDLINYNNEKKHLFLEFKNPYINLELHTGSNDLANEIMGVLGEIKGAQTAVGLREVEAASRPAMTKKRAKAVYDFFANSPDELTVKEGDYINILDDRTSKDWYMCESVETGKRGIVPAQFVETRGSGSSRPSDESPSRSKSKTRSRSNTSNFTQNLVGSWKEDADQDVSKKKSKTSSFFSKKKKTDDKEFPDPKKVRIWVDRSGTFKVEAQFLGCVDGKVNLHKVNGVKIAVAADKLSEDDILYVERLTGMSMEKFKHKPKSSNNDSSAVNAERERRRKAKERERELEERERDRQLREQELKELKRARDLLESEREKLRSAQDKELPPVKPPRPGSEASKTHPVTKSSKNPEYDWFEFFLNAGVDVNNCQRYTINFEREQISEEILPDIEPSLLRNLGLREGDILRVMKYLDNKFGRTKEASPSTGLFTEADGSLKVNHTGAPASAGVSHNLLPDSNSSNRDDDAWTVRPAAKASDSSNKAQDFSGSLQDLLDLQPLEPKKKETPAPDVKHLESVTTNGSNKKEETPLSANKTGTSLVPLDPFKTGGNNLIPITTGGFIMMPVATGGLMPFQPTGGLVPLQRTGGMIAPQTTFGMQPTGTVLPVQKTANGLIPANTGGLMPQTTFGVQPQTAFPATTFGSSITGGAMPLQRTGGALPPTSFNTQMPGAMPLQSTNTFGNQLTGGANLLPSTTFGNQFTGGANLQPATTFGNQFTGGANIQPATTFGNQFTGGANIQPNFNSGNLFTGNQMNIQPQTTFGNQFTGGINLQNQPSLGNQLTGGALLQQSQLSFGNQLTGGANVQQPFNSNLPQTSFGLSQTTTGGFQPQSSFGINLQRTGGMNTAPQTSFNNQGGVNQVTNSFQNMNLSQQPLQNQPTGFGFGNGPQAQQQRQANIFNASSSNPFGF, encoded by the coding sequence ATGACGGTGTTTTTGGGTGTTTACCAGGCGCTTTACGATTATTCTGCGCAAACAGATGAGGAACTAACTGTCAAAGAGGGTGATCTATTGTATCTTTTAGAAAAATCTAGCATTGATGATTGGTGGACCGTTAAGAAGAGAGTTATCGGATCTGATCAGGATGAACCCGTAGGTTTGGTCCCCAAGACATATATTGAAGAGGCTCCAGTGATTGGGAGTGTAGTTGCGCTTTACGATTATGAACAAGTTCAGAATGCCAATGAGGAATTGGTATTCCATGAAAACGATACGTTCCAATTGTATGACGATAGGGATGCAGATTGGTTCTTGGTGAAGAATACCAAGAATTCAGAGGTTGGGTTTGTGCCAGGTAATTACGTGGAAAAACAATCGCAGCAAGCTGGAGGTCCCGCTGCAGGAGTTACACAGTCTAAGCACCAAGCCCCAGCTGTTCTACCCCTTTCTGAACTTCCAGCTCCACCTCAGAGGTTGGACAGAGTCAATTCTCAACCATCATTCAGAAGCGGATCTACCCCTGCTGGCGCTGCAAGTACAGCAGATGCTCCAGGAGCTCCATCTACATCGACACCACCACCAGCATCAAATGCAGGCGTTGCGTCTCATACAACTATGCCAGTTGATGTTTCACTGCTCCCTCCACCTCCAAAGAGAAACGATACGGCAACCACAGAAGTCCAGCGTGAGTCAGCAGTAGCAGAACCTCCAGCAATGCCTCAAAGACCTTCTAATACTGAACACCAAACAAGTTATCGTGATGACCCAAGAGACAATAATAGAACTTCCCAAATAACTAGAGATTATTCAGATGATGAGCGTGATTACGATTTCGATGACGATGAGGAAGATCAACCTCCACTGCCATCTAGAAATGGAAGACCTTCAGCCTCGACCGCTGAACATGTTTGGTCTGTTAGTGAGGTTGATGGTCGTAAGAAATGTAAAGCTACGTTGACTGTTTCTGCTGAACGTattcatttcttctctgcAAAGACAAAAGTGGATCAAGAATGGGCAGTtaaagatttgatcaactataacaatgaaaaaaagcatctatttcttgaatttaaAAACCCTTACATTAACTTGGAATTGCATACTGGCTCTAACGATCTGGCTAACGAGATCATGGGCGTCTTGGGTGAGATTAAAGGTGCCCAGACAGCAGTTGGGTTACGTGAAGTTGAAGCTGCTTCAAGGCCTGCCATGACCAAGAAAAGAGCTAAAGCTGTATATGACTTTTTCGCTAACTCTCCTGATGAACTCACCGTTAAAGAAGGCGACTACATTAATATCTTAGATGACAGGACTTCGAAAGACTGGTATATGTGTGAATCTGTAGAAACAGGTAAAAGAGGCATTGTCCCCGCACAATTTGTCGAAACACGCGGATCAGGCTCATCAAGGCCTTCTGATGAAAGCCCTTCTAGGAGTAAGTCTAAGACCAGATCCAGATCTAACACTTCTAACTTTACTCAAAATTTAGTTGGCAGCTGGAAAGAGGATGCTGATCAAGATGTATCGAAGAAAAAGTCTAAAACTTCGAGCTTTTtctccaagaagaagaaaactgaTGATAAAGAGTTCCCTGATCCTAAAAAGGTTAGAATTTGGGTAGACAGAAGTGGTACTTTCAAAGTTGAAGCACAGTTTTTGGGCTGTGTCGATGGGAAGGTTAACTTACATAAGGTGAACGGTGTGAAaattgctgttgctgcaGACAAATTGTCcgaagatgatattttgtATGTGGAAAGATTGACGGGTATGTCTATGgagaaattcaaacatAAACCCAAGAGTTCAAATAATGACAGTAGTGCAGTAAACGCAGAAcgtgaaagaagaagaaaggcTAAGGAGCGTGAACGggaacttgaagaaagagaacGTGATAGACAATTAAGAGAGCAAGAACTTAAAGAGTTAAAGAGGGCTAGAGATCTCTTGGAAAGCGAAAGAGAAAAGCTGAGGAGTGCACAAGACAAAGAACTGCCACCTGTGAAACCACCAAGACCAGGCAGTGAAGCAAGCAAAACGCACCCTGTCACAAAGAGCTCCAAGAATCCCGAATACGATTGGTTCgaatttttcttgaatgcTGGTGTTGATGTCAACAATTGTCAACGCTACACCATTAATTTCGAAAGAGAGCAAATTAGTGAAGAAATCTTGCCAGATATCGAGCCTTCTTTATTAAGAAACTTAGGTCTACGTGAAGGTGACATTTTAAGAGTAATGAAGTATCTAGATAACAAGTTTGGCAGAACAAAGGAGGCTTCTCCATCAACTGGATTGTTTACTGAAGCCGATGGATCCTTGAAGGTTAACCATACAGGTGCTCCCGCATCTGCAGGCGTATCTCATAATCTATTACCAGATAGTAATTCATCGAATAGAGATGATGATGCATGGACTGTTAGACCTGCTGCTAAAGCCAGCGACAGCTCCAACAAGGCTCAGGATTTCTCTGGGTCACTTCAAGATTTGCTTGATTTGCAACCTTTAGAgccgaagaagaaagaaacacCAGCTCCAGATGTCAAGCATCTAGAATCTGTCACCACTAACGGTTCGaataaaaaggaagaaacCCCTCTGTCAGCAAATAAGACGGGTACTTCTTTGGTTCCATTAGATCCATTCAAAACTGGTGGTAATAATCTAATCCCTATTACTACAGGGGGATTCATTATGATGCCAGTAGCAACAGGCGGTTTAATGCCATTCCAACCGACTGGGGGGCTAGTACCTCTGCAAAGGACTGGAGGTATGATTGCACCTCAAACAACGTTTGGTATGCAACCAACAGGTACTGTCTTGCCAGTTCAAAAGACTGCGAACGGTTTGATACCAGCGAACACTGGAGGGTTGATGCCACAAACGACGTTTGGTGTACAACCCCAAACAGCATTCCCCGCTACAACCTTTGGTTCAAGTATCACAGGAGGCGCAATGCCTTTACAAAGGACTGGTGGTGCCTTACCTCCTACTTCCTTCAACACGCAAATGCCCGGTGCAATGCCATTGCAATCAACTAACACATTTGGTAATCAATTAACTGGAGGTGCTAATTTGCTGCCTTCCACCACTTTTGGAAACCAATTTACTGGAGGTGCTAATCTACAACCTGCTACCACTTTCGGAAACCAATTCACAGGAGGTGCGAATATACAGCCGGCTACTACCTTTGGGAACCAATTCACAGGTGGAGCGAACATCCAGCCAAACTTCAATTCTGGGAATCTATTTACCGGCAATCAAATGAACATACAACCCCAGACAACGTTTGGTAATCAATTTACAGGTGGTATCAATTTGCAAAACCAACCAAGCCTCGGAAATCAACTTACTGGCGGCgctcttcttcaacaatctCAGCTCTCCTTCGGCAATCAATTAACTGGTGGTGCTAATGTTCAACAACCGTTCAATAGCAACCTACCACAAACTTCATTTGGTTTATCTCAAACTACGACTGGTGGATTCCAGCCACAATCGTCATTTGGTATCAATTTACAAAGAACCGGAGGTATGAATACAGCACCTCAAACATCATTCAATAACCAAGGAGGTGTCAATCAAGTAACAAATTCCTTCCAGAATATGAATTTGTCCCAGCAACCACTGCAGAATCAGCCAACTGGATTCGGTTTTGGTAACGGTCCACAAGCTCAGCAACAAAGACAAGCAAATATCTTTAATGCGTCATCCAGCAATCCGTTTGGATTCTGA
- the HIR1 gene encoding Hir1p (similar to uniprot|P32479 Saccharomyces cerevisiae YBL008W HIR1 Non-essential transcriptional corepressor involved in the cell cycle-regulated transcription of histone H2A H2B H3 and H4 genes contributes to nucleosome formation heterochromatic gene silencing and formation of functional kinetochores), with protein sequence MKLLKLPWLQHREEHKSYEVYTCDVSPDSQRLATGGLDGKIRIWSIPDILKFASNPNASTDKDILMKPLSTMSRHAGSVTTVKFSPDGKYLASGSDDRILLIWELEGGTTQPMFGAESTDIEHWNVRRRLVAHDNDIQDICWAPDSSIMVSVGLDRAIIIWNGSTFEKVKRFDVHQSHVKGVVFDPANKYFATASDDRTIKMFRYHKTGETSFSVEHVITEPFKGSPLTTYFRRLSWSPDGQHIAAPNAMNGPVSTVAIIERGTWESPVSLVGHDQPTEVASFNPRIFKRQKDDSTTDTIDGKKTGISDEVDCIVASSGQDKTLAVWSTSKARPLIVAQDICGKSITDMSWTPDGKILFITSLDSSIVVLTFEDNEFGEAIPLEQNIEYLHRYGVDKDSLVFPETVEQLILEDQAKNLKKSNVDMNLLENRLGKPGTIAEPNILQVRSKKRAQLTGTGNHTDNNTTSKAEPPHVNILQVKRKNKVTGVTEVLHDTVVKNGKKRVAPTLITMGHSPDKSRKRVILSTAQSLNNTVQPTTKPAPEEKSTLAKLQSTKLSKPSFSIPRLGIHTLIMGFKERTRENFINQGSTDSTVDESNVNIDEGPQQLEQNSAEEHLLTLNSKTTLEKIWRDEPNTRYLEFNSILPDADAVLREMGTIDDLYVLEVRNGVERSIQFDTEALYDNSTRVLGYHAGQRSFELFFPDVVLTCVGCMETKTWILATTTGQLFFIDTLGQARCPRISIGHKIIKLCTSQSHVIAITETALIYVWDLVSMSLTLKNIPLLPLLARDPITGNRARFTSKIKSAKMTENKDLQLVMTDIAPDSDSNPSTLHFLYSSSLSCWCSPKEALLVDASVEQVITS encoded by the coding sequence ATGAAATTATTAAAGCTTCCCTGGTTACAGCATCGAGAAGAGCATAAAAGCTATGAGGTTTATACATGCGATGTGAGTCCTGATTCCCAAAGGCTAGCAACAGGAGGGTTGGATGGAAAGATAAGGATATGGTCTATACCCGACATTCTGAAATTTGCCTCGAATCCCAATGCTTCTACTGATAAAGACATATTAATGAAGCCATTAAGCACGATGAGTCGACATGCAGGTTCAGTAACCACAGTGAAGTTTTCACCGGATGGCAAGTATTTAGCCAGTGGATCGGACGACAGGATATTACTTATATGGGAGTTGGAAGGTGGTACAACGCAACCGATGTTTGGAGCTGAAAGTACAGACATTGAGCACTGGAATGTACGAAGAAGGTTGGTGGCTCACGACAATGACATTCAAGATATTTGTTGGGCACCGGACTCCAGTATTATGGTAAGTGTTGGGTTAGACAGAGCTATCATAATATGGAATGGATCCACGTTTGAAAAGGTGAAAAGGTTCGACGTTCATCAGTCTCACGTCAAAGGTGTAGTATTTGATCCCGCCAATAAATATTTTGCAACTGCCTCTGATGACAGAACAATCAAAATGTTCAGATACCATAAGACTGGTGAAACTTCATTCTCTGTAGAACACGTAATCACGGAACCGTTCAAAGGTTCTCCATTGACCACATATTTCAGACGGCTCTCCTGGTCGCCTGATGGCCAGCACATCGCCGCACCAAACGCTATGAACGGACCTGTATCTACAGTTGCAATAATTGAGAGAGGTACATGGGAATCACCGGTAAGTTTAGTGGGCCACGATCAACCAACGGAAGTGGCATCATTCAATCCAAGAATTTTCAAAAGACAGAAAGACGATTCTACGACTGACACTATTGATGGTAAGAAGACAGGAATCTCGGATGAAGTTGACTGTATAGTTGCGAGCTCAGGTCAAGATAAAACACTGGCTGTATGGTCAACTTCCAAAGCTAGACCTTTGATAGTGGCACAGGATATTTGCGGCAAATCTATTACCGATATGAGCTGGACTCCAGATGGTAAAATACTTTTCATTACATCTTTGGATAGTTCCATAGTAGTACTTACGTTCGAGGATAATGAATTTGGTGAAGCCATACCGTTAGAACAGAATATTGAGTATTTGCACAGATATGGCGTTGATAAGGACTCGTTAGTGTTCCCAGAGACTGTCGAACAGTTGATACTCGAGGATCAGGCGAAGAATctcaagaaatcaaacgTTGATATGAACTTGTTGGAAAATAGGTTGGGGAAGCCCGGAACAATAGCAGAACCCAACATCTTACAAGTACGGAGTAAGAAAAGAGCACAACTAACTGGTACCGGTAACCATACAGATAACAACACCACCAGTAAAGCCGAGCCACCACATGTCAATATTTTGCAAgtaaagagaaagaataaagtGACTGGTGTCACTGAGGTACTTCACGATACGGTCGTCAAGAATGGTAAGAAAAGAGTGGCTCCAACATTAATAACTATGGGCCATTCGCCAGATAAGAGCAGAAAACGCGTTATATTATCTACTGCGCAGTCGTTAAATAACACAGTTCAACCTACTACAAAGCCTGCACCGGAGGAGAAGTCCACTTTGGCAAAGTTGCAGTCCACTAAATTGAGTAAGCCATCGTTTAGCATCCCACGGTTGGGTATCCATACGTTAATAATGGGTTTCAAAGAGAGAACAAGGGAAAACTTCATAAACCAAGGCTCTACGGATTCTACAGTAGATGAAAGCAACGTAAATATCGATGAAGGCCCACAACAGCTGGAACAAAATTCTGCGGAAGAACATCTATTAACCCTAAACAGTAAAACTACGCTTGAAAAGATATGGAGGGACGAGCCAAACACAAGATATTTGGagttcaattcaattttacCCGATGCAGACGCTGTATTAAGAGAAATGGGTACCATTGATGATCTATACGTGTTAGAAGTCAGAAATGGTGTGGAGAGAAGTATTCAATTCGATACAGAGGCATTATATGACAATTCCACTCGTGTGTTAGGGTATCATGCCGGTCAAAGATCCTTCGAGCTATTTTTCCCCGATGTTGTTCTCACATGTGTTGGATGTATGGAAACGAAGACCTGGATTTTAGCTACGACTACAGGCCAATtgtttttcattgataCCTTAGGACAAGCACGGTGCCCTCGGATCTCTATCGGCCacaaaatcatcaaactATGTACTTCTCAATCTCACGTCATTGCGATTACGGAAACTGCCCTCATATACGTATGGGACCTAGTGTCTATGTCTCTTACACTTAAAAACATTCCCCTGCTACCGTTACTCGCCCGTGATCCCATCACAGGGAATAGGGCTCGGTTTACATCAAAAATCAAGTCAGCAAAGATGACGGAGAACAAAGACTTGCAATTAGTTATGACAGATATCGCACCTGACTCAGATTCAAATCCTTCCACGTTGCATTTCCTCTACTCCTCGTCACTTTCGTGCTGGTGTTCTCCAAAAGAAGCACTCCTAGTAGACGCATCTGTAGAACAAGTAATTACTAGTTGA
- a CDS encoding PLP-dependent aminotransferase family protein (similar to uniprot|P53090 Saccharomyces cerevisiae YGL202W ARO8 Aromatic aminotransferase expression is regulated by general control of amino acid biosynthesis), with the protein MTVKDMGCRTNVLHLLSDEAKIRKASPIKTTMKYFSDPNIVFLGAGMPSGNMFPFESISFKSVSLDDVNGTGAVEGCIHRDKSDLEICQDVPLGVALQYGNSRGQPELISFLKEHTSIFHNISINDWDLITTAGSTQAWDACLRLFCNRGETVLMEEYTYSSSLEAAVAQGLNCVAMKMDKDGIKVDKLSEMLRDWDVAVQGPFPKLLYTIPNGHNPTGCTLHEERKPELVRLASQYDFIIIEDDPYYFLQMNEFGAPELNVPGDVNEMQWFKENFVNKLGRSLLEWDDVGRIIRLESVSKTFAPGCRLGWAIGPRYLLDHLWNYHEVSMQSTCGFAQTLINGMFQRWGQIGYMKWLLRLRNSYSMKRDHCLTQCQKYLPNEVCSINLPISGMFFMVYIDPHKHPKFEREFKSKVDLLEEHLYNSFVQNGMLLACSSWFRVDPNHNKILAFRGSYASVDAEKMQNGIIMLGNVIKAEFCL; encoded by the coding sequence ATGACAGTTAAAGATATGGGCTGTAGAACTAATGTGTTACATTTATTGAGTGATGAGGCCAAGATTCGTAAGGCCTCGCCTATCAAGACAACTATGAAATATTTTAGCGATCCAAATATCGTGTTCCTTGGGGCAGGAATGCCCTCTGGTAATATGTTCCCATTCGAAAGCATTTCGTTTAAAAGTGTTTCTCTCGATGATGTTAATGGGACAGGGGCCGTTGAAGGATGTATACATAGGGACAAAAGTGATTTAGAAATATGTCAGGATGTCCCATTGGGTGTAGCATTACAGTATGGTAACTCAAGGGGTCAGCCTGAgttgatatcatttttgaagGAACATACTTCAATTTTCCATAATATTTCCATAAACGATTGGGATTTAATAACGACAGCAGGATCTACCCAAGCTTGGGATGCATGTTTGAGGTTATTCTGCAATAGAGGTGAGACTGTTCTTATGGAGGAATACACatattcttcatcgttAGAAGCCGCTGTTGCTCAGGGACTCAACTGTGTTGCAATGAAAATGGATAAAGATGGGATCAAGGTAGATAAATTAAGCGAGATGTTAAGGGATTGGGATGTTGCAGTTCAAGGGCCTTTCCCAAAATTATTATACACCATTCCAAATGGTCATAATCCAACCGGTTGTACTTTGCACGAGGAAAGAAAACCTGAGCTTGTAAGGCTTGCATCGCAGTACGATTTTATTATCATCGAAGATGATCCATACTATTTCCTACAAATGAACGAGTTCGGTGCACCTGAGTTGAATGTCCCCGGGGACGTCAACGAAATGCAATGgttcaaagaaaattttgTTAATAAATTGGGCAGGTCTCTATTGGAATGGGATGACGTTGGTAGAATTATTAGGTTAGAATCGGTGTCGAAAACTTTTGCTCCAGGGTGCCGTCTAGGCTGGGCTATTGGCCCCAGGTATCTACTAGATCACCTTTGGAACTATCATGAAGTATCAATGCAGTCAACTTGCGGATTTGCCCAAACTCTTATCAACGGAATGTTCCAAAGATGGGGTCAAATTGGGTATATGAAATGGTTACTAAGGCTGAGAAATAGCTATTCAATGAAAAGAGATCATTGTTTGACTCAATGCCAAAAATATTTGCCAAATGAAGTTTGCTCTATAAACTTACCAATCTCGGGAATGTTTTTCATGGTATATATTGACCCTCACAAGCATCCAAAGTTCGAAAGGGAATTTAAGTCAAAGGTTGACCTACTTGAGGAACATCTATACAACAGCTTTGTTCAGAATGGGATGTTGTTGGCATGTTCTTCCTGGTTTAGAGTTGATCCAAATCATAATAAAATATTAGCTTTTAGAGGATCCTATGCATCTGTAGATGCTGAGAAGATGCAGAACGGTATTATAATGTTAGGAAATGTCATTAAGGCTGAATTCTGTTTGTAA